A single genomic interval of Pyrus communis chromosome 7, drPyrComm1.1, whole genome shotgun sequence harbors:
- the LOC137738924 gene encoding protein IQ-domain 26-like, translating into MGRATKWLKGLLGMKREKHHVDNTSTVSSDRKEKKRWSFAKSGKDTTTNLPPNVPVPADSAWLRSYLAESEKEQNKHAIAVAAATAAAADAAVAAAQAAVAVVRLTSQGGHGGGGGIMFGKRERWAAMKIQTVFRGYLARKAHRALRGLVKLQALVRGFLVRKRAAATLYSMQALFRAQTTVRYQRARRSFNKENRFLPEITARKSVERFEDARSEFYSRRLSATYETSVDSFDESPKIVEIDTFKPRSRSRRFNTILSDRGEDLHYQTISSPLPCPMPTRISIPDSQKPQDFEWYFNGDECKFSTAHNTPRFATSFRSNAPGTPSKSVCGDSFFRPYTNFPNYMSSTQSFNAKSRSHSAPKQRPEPGPKKRLSLNEMMAARNSICSIRMHRSCNQVQEEEEEEE; encoded by the exons ATGGGGAGAGCTACAAAATGGTTGAAGGGCTTGCTGGGgatgaagagagagaaacacCACGTCGACAACACCAGCACCGTGTCCAGCGACcggaaggagaagaaaaggtGGAGCTTTGCCAAGTCAGGGAAAGACACTACCACCAATCTTCCGCCGAATGTTCCTGTCCCTGCTGACTCTGCCTGGCTCAGATCCTATCTTGCCGAGTCGGAGAAGGAGCAGAACAAGCACGCAATTGCAGTGGCTGCGGCCACCGCAGCCGCTGCTGATGCCGCTGTGGCCGCCGCACAGGCGGCTGTGGCTGTTGTGAGGCTGACAAGTCAAGGCGGCCATGGCGGTGGAGGCGGGATTATGTTtgggaaaagagagagatgggCTGCAATGAAGATTCAAACAGTTTTCAGAGGCTATTTG GCGAGGAAGGCGCACCGTGCTCTTAGAGGACTGGTTAAGTTGCAGGCTCTTGTTAGAGGCTTTCTTGTCCGGAAACGGGCTGCTGCTACTCTTTACAGTATGCAAGCTCTTTTTAGAGCACAGACTACTGTCCGATACCAGCGTGCGCGTCGTTCTTTCAATAAAGAGAATAGGTTCCTACCCGAAATCACTGCCCGGAAGTCTGTT gaaagatttgaagatgcAAGAAGTGAATTTTATAGCAGGAGGCTATCCGCAACTTATGAAACTTCGGTTGATAGCTTTGATGAAAGCCCGAAAATTGTGGAAATTGACACATTCAAGCCGAGATCCAGGTCTCGTAGATTCAACACCATATTATCTGATCGTGGCGAAGACCTGCATTACCAAACAATCTCCTCACCGCTGCCCTGCCCAATGCCAACTCGTATCTCTATACCTGATAGCCAGAAACCTCAAGATTTTGAATGGTACTTCAATGGTGATGAATGCAAGTTCTCGACTGCCCATAACACTCCACGGTTTGCCACCTCTTTTCGTTCTAATGCTCCCGGCACACCATCTAAAAGTGTTTGTGGAGACAGCTTCTTTCGGCCTTACACAAACTTCCCAAATTACATGTCAAGCACTCAGTCATTTAATGCCAAGTCAAGATCCCACAGCGCCCCGAAGCAAAGGCCGGAACCAGGGCCTAAGAAGAGG